A segment of the Candidatus Zixiibacteriota bacterium genome:
TTCCCCGCTCCGCAATGCAAATGTGCCCGGTAACCAGATCACCCACTAACGCATATTGGACTGATTCAACTGAAATTGGACAAGACCGTGGGATCAATGCCACAGCCATGCTAACGGGTGCTATTCCACGGGCGAAGTTGTCCGAGCCATCTACCGGATCCAACACTACAGTGAATTCGGGCTGTCCATTGCCGAACTTGCGAGGTAAACCCTCTTCAGATAACAGCACGGTCGAATACGGGAAACGCTCCTTGAGGTAAGCACAAACTGCCTCGTTAGCTGTAAGATCGAACCATTTGACTATATCCCCTTTGGCGTTACGCGTAGGTTTACGGATAGAGCCAACGTCGCCAGCGGCCACAGCTCGTTGCACATCTCGAAAGATTGACTCAAGATGGGTCATAATCGAAATCGACACATTCATAGCTAATATCCTCTCAGCTGTTTGACAGACAAACAACTGCTCTCATCTCTCGGATACCCGTCTGTCCGGATTGCGATTTGTGAAGTGCCTGATAAACGTGGATGGTCAGGAATAGAGGGACATCCGAGTCTCCTAACTCTATCCTTCCCAGTGACAATCAAATAACAATAATCGATCGATCCTGTCAAGTGGTATTTTTAAGAGAAGGCGTACCAAT
Coding sequences within it:
- a CDS encoding inositol monophosphatase family protein; the encoded protein is MNVSISIMTHLESIFRDVQRAVAAGDVGSIRKPTRNAKGDIVKWFDLTANEAVCAYLKERFPYSTVLLSEEGLPRKFGNGQPEFTVVLDPVDGSDNFARGIAPVSMAVALIPRSCPISVESVQYALVGDLVTGHICIAERGNGASCDGKQIRAGTCNILKSAMISCEMNHFAVRAPLANVLSRARGVRSLGCATQAITLVAYGSIDAHLDLRDRLTPENFLAPSLILTEAGGTISGPEGEPIPDITDLTQRFSIIASGSPELHAVLVQQLKGDTVCT